From Campylobacter lari, one genomic window encodes:
- a CDS encoding nucleotidyltransferase family protein, whose protein sequence is MSIEKLKLAKNASIQEALKIIGSERVRIALVVENDKFLGVISDSNIRRALLNGKKLEDSIETIYTKNSLTIKENTSKEELLKLASQTDIYDFPVLNSENEVIAIKSIASILKEKSFENEVVLMVGGLGSRLGELTKNTPKPMLKIGKKPILENIVLNFKEQGFKKFIFCVNYKKEVICDYFQEGKSWGVEISYIKEKQKLGTAGALSLVKDMKKSFIVMNGDILTKLDFDQLIQEHKKSKAVMSVVLREFEQQIPYGVVKISNNDIKDIEEKPMQKFLVSAGIYVLEPEVLKYIKKDVYLDMPNLIKRLLDKKLKINSYILQDYWIDIGRLEEYEKAIIDANN, encoded by the coding sequence ATGAGTATTGAAAAATTAAAACTTGCTAAAAATGCAAGCATACAAGAAGCTTTAAAAATTATAGGTAGTGAGCGTGTTAGAATAGCTTTGGTGGTAGAAAATGATAAATTTTTAGGTGTAATTAGTGATTCTAACATTAGAAGAGCTTTATTAAATGGCAAAAAGCTTGAAGATAGCATAGAAACAATTTATACTAAGAATTCGTTAACCATTAAAGAAAATACAAGTAAAGAAGAGCTTTTAAAATTAGCTAGTCAAACTGATATTTATGATTTTCCTGTCTTAAATAGTGAAAATGAAGTCATAGCTATAAAATCTATTGCTTCAATTCTTAAAGAAAAAAGTTTTGAAAATGAAGTAGTTCTAATGGTTGGAGGTCTTGGAAGTAGATTGGGTGAACTTACCAAAAATACTCCAAAACCTATGTTAAAAATAGGTAAAAAACCAATACTCGAAAATATTGTTTTAAATTTCAAAGAACAAGGTTTTAAAAAGTTTATATTTTGTGTAAATTATAAAAAAGAAGTTATTTGTGATTATTTTCAAGAAGGCAAAAGTTGGGGTGTTGAAATTTCTTATATTAAAGAAAAACAAAAACTTGGCACTGCCGGGGCTTTGTCTTTGGTGAAAGATATGAAAAAATCATTTATTGTTATGAATGGAGATATTTTAACTAAACTTGATTTTGATCAACTTATTCAAGAGCATAAAAAAAGTAAAGCAGTGATGAGTGTGGTACTTAGAGAATTTGAGCAACAAATTCCTTACGGTGTTGTGAAAATTTCTAACAATGATATAAAAGATATAGAAGAAAAACCTATGCAGAAATTTTTAGTTAGTGCTGGAATTTATGTATTAGAACCAGAAGTTTTAAAGTATATCAAAAAAGATGTGTATTTGGATATGCCTAATTTGATTAAGCGATTGTTAGATAAAAAATTAAAAATAAATTCTTATATATTACAAGATTATTGGATTGATATAGGAAGACTTGAAGAATATGAAAAGGCGATTATTGATGCAAATAATTAA
- a CDS encoding MBOAT family O-acyltransferase gives MVFSSYEFIFIFLPITLIIFYMLKKFNHIQSAKLFLVLASLFFYAFWKLEYVLILLLSMGVNFYLANLILLNRGRIKLLFYSGVFFNLVLLAFFKYTDFLLENFNVFFQIVQLDFNIPLPHILLPLAISFFTFQQIAFLVDCYKRTNIEGLKSENTYKINILDYALFVTFFPQLIAGPIVHHKEMMPQFKSMLWNNSILINWENIAKGLFIFSMGLFKKVYIADSFALWANAGFKIAENGGALNIFEAWATSLSYTFQLYFDFSGYCDMAIGIALFFSIKLPINFNSPYKALNISDFWRRWHITLGKFLKDYLYIPLGGNRVSKIINLRNLFIVAFVSGVWHGAGWGFVIWGVLHGLAMVLHRIYVFIILNAKFKENIIYKIFAWFITFNFINLAWIFFRSESLQGAINLLKAMFGLTWVDLPIKWHRMKESLAQISGSNETLIYIIVCMILCIGFKNSIEKLEKFKTSYINSLLVMLFLYIALITLGVVPYTEFIYFNF, from the coding sequence ATGGTTTTTAGTTCTTATGAATTTATATTTATATTTTTACCTATAACTTTAATTATATTTTATATGCTTAAAAAATTTAATCATATTCAAAGTGCAAAATTATTTTTAGTTTTAGCAAGTTTATTTTTTTATGCCTTTTGGAAGCTTGAATATGTTTTGATTTTATTGCTTTCTATGGGTGTGAATTTTTATCTTGCAAATTTAATTTTACTTAATAGGGGGAGGATAAAGCTATTATTTTATAGCGGAGTGTTTTTTAATTTAGTCTTACTTGCTTTTTTCAAATACACCGATTTTCTTTTAGAAAATTTTAATGTATTTTTTCAAATAGTCCAACTAGATTTTAATATTCCTTTACCGCATATATTACTACCTTTAGCTATATCTTTTTTTACTTTTCAGCAAATTGCTTTTTTAGTAGATTGTTATAAAAGAACAAATATAGAAGGTTTAAAAAGTGAAAATACATATAAAATAAATATTTTAGATTATGCTTTGTTTGTAACATTTTTTCCTCAGCTTATAGCAGGTCCAATAGTGCATCATAAAGAAATGATGCCTCAATTTAAAAGTATGCTTTGGAATAATTCTATTCTTATTAATTGGGAAAATATAGCCAAAGGATTATTTATATTTTCTATGGGTTTATTTAAGAAAGTATATATTGCTGATTCTTTTGCGCTTTGGGCTAATGCAGGGTTTAAGATAGCTGAAAATGGAGGTGCTTTAAATATTTTTGAAGCTTGGGCAACTTCTTTATCTTATACTTTTCAGCTTTATTTTGATTTTAGTGGCTATTGTGATATGGCTATAGGTATAGCTTTATTTTTTAGTATAAAACTTCCTATTAATTTTAACTCTCCTTATAAAGCATTGAATATAAGTGATTTTTGGAGAAGATGGCATATAACATTAGGTAAATTTTTAAAAGATTATTTATATATACCTTTGGGTGGTAATAGGGTTTCTAAGATTATAAATTTAAGAAATCTTTTTATAGTGGCTTTTGTAAGTGGAGTATGGCATGGAGCTGGATGGGGTTTTGTGATATGGGGAGTGTTGCATGGACTAGCTATGGTGCTTCATAGAATATATGTATTTATAATCCTAAATGCTAAATTTAAAGAAAATATTATTTATAAAATATTTGCATGGTTTATAACTTTTAATTTTATTAATCTTGCGTGGATATTTTTTAGAAGCGAAAGTCTTCAAGGTGCTATAAATCTTTTAAAAGCTATGTTTGGTTTAACTTGGGTAGATTTACCAATAAAATGGCATAGAATGAAAGAATCTTTAGCGCAAATTAGTGGTAGCAATGAAACTTTAATTTATATCATCGTTTGTATGATTTTATGTATTGGGTTTAAAAATAGTATTGAAAAACTTGAAAAGTTTAAAACTAGTTATATAAATTCTTTATTAGTCATGCTTTTTTTATATATAGCTTTGATAACTTTAGGAGTAGTTCCTTATACTGAATTTATTTATTTTAATTTCTAA
- the waaF gene encoding lipopolysaccharide heptosyltransferase II, with protein MNIFINLPTWLGDAVMASAAIYAIKEKYPQAKFTFYGSFVSTELFKRFENAQILVENKKQRYKQILKARKNLGKFDLAFSFRSAFSSKIILNLIKAKKRFYFDKNILKEEHQVLKYLNFIEKALNFKATSNALKLPIKAKSTQKILGINPGAHFGSAKRWEASYFARVAKEFSSTHQILIFGVESEREICDEIEHFLLKEGIKSKNLCGKTSIYTLCKNISMLDLLITNDSGPMHIGAVYGVKTVAIFGSTKFSQTSPWQENAKIAHLNLACMPCMQKVCPLKHHKCMKDLKPEMVINLAKNILGV; from the coding sequence ATGAATATTTTTATCAACCTTCCTACTTGGCTTGGCGATGCGGTGATGGCTAGTGCGGCTATTTATGCTATAAAAGAAAAATACCCTCAAGCTAAATTTACTTTTTATGGTTCTTTTGTGAGCACAGAGCTTTTTAAACGCTTTGAAAATGCTCAAATTTTAGTAGAAAATAAAAAGCAAAGATATAAGCAAATTTTAAAAGCTAGAAAAAATCTTGGTAAATTTGATCTAGCTTTTTCATTTCGCTCGGCATTTTCAAGTAAGATCATTTTAAATCTAATCAAAGCAAAAAAAAGATTTTATTTTGATAAAAATATTCTAAAAGAAGAACACCAAGTCTTAAAATACTTAAATTTCATAGAAAAAGCCTTAAATTTTAAAGCCACTTCAAATGCTTTAAAACTCCCTATAAAAGCAAAATCAACTCAAAAAATCTTAGGTATAAACCCGGGTGCGCATTTTGGAAGTGCCAAAAGATGGGAAGCGAGCTATTTTGCAAGGGTAGCAAAAGAATTTAGCTCAACTCATCAAATTTTAATCTTTGGAGTAGAAAGTGAGAGAGAAATTTGTGATGAAATTGAGCATTTTCTTTTAAAAGAAGGTATCAAATCAAAAAATCTTTGTGGTAAAACTAGTATTTATACTTTATGTAAAAATATTTCTATGCTTGATTTGCTCATCACAAACGACAGTGGTCCTATGCATATAGGTGCAGTTTATGGGGTGAAAACGGTGGCTATTTTTGGCTCGACTAAATTTAGTCAAACTTCGCCTTGGCAAGAAAATGCTAAAATAGCACATTTAAATTTAGCTTGTATGCCTTGTATGCAAAAGGTCTGCCCTTTAAAACACCACAAATGTATGAAAGATTTAAAGCCTGAAATGGTAATAAATTTAGCAAAAAATATTTTAGGAGTGTGA
- a CDS encoding NAD-dependent 4,6-dehydratase LegB — MSKNILVTGADGFIGSHLVEMLYTQTKDKNSLFYGYKIKALSQYNSFNYWGWLEDIECLKDIEVVCGDIRDPHFCKNITQDVEIIFHLAALIAIPFSYVAPDSYVDVNIKGTLNICQSALENNVKRIIHTSTSEVYGTALYVPIDEKHPLQAQSPYSASKIGADAMAMSFYNAFNLPLTIARPFNTYGPRQSARAVIPTIITQIANGAKQIKLGDVSPTRDFNYVKDTCLGFLELAKCQKAIGEVVNIGSNYEISIKDTLELIKKLMKSNVEFITENERIRPENSEVFRLWCDNSKIKSLTNFSPQYDIEKGLAQTIEWFSSSLNLKKYKSDIYNI; from the coding sequence ATGAGTAAGAATATATTAGTCACAGGTGCAGATGGTTTTATAGGTTCGCATTTAGTTGAAATGCTTTATACACAAACTAAAGACAAGAATTCTTTGTTTTATGGTTATAAAATTAAAGCTTTAAGTCAGTATAATTCTTTTAATTATTGGGGTTGGCTTGAAGATATAGAGTGTTTAAAAGATATTGAAGTAGTTTGTGGAGATATTAGAGATCCACATTTTTGTAAAAATATCACTCAAGATGTAGAAATCATCTTTCATTTAGCAGCTTTAATAGCCATACCTTTTTCTTATGTTGCTCCAGATAGTTATGTAGATGTTAATATAAAGGGTACTTTAAATATCTGCCAAAGTGCATTGGAAAATAATGTAAAGCGTATTATTCACACAAGTACAAGCGAGGTTTATGGTACGGCTTTGTATGTGCCTATTGATGAAAAACATCCTTTGCAAGCACAAAGTCCATATTCAGCAAGCAAAATAGGTGCTGATGCTATGGCAATGAGTTTTTATAATGCTTTCAATCTCCCACTGACCATAGCAAGACCTTTTAATACATATGGCCCAAGGCAAAGCGCAAGGGCGGTGATCCCAACTATCATCACTCAAATTGCAAATGGAGCTAAACAAATAAAGCTTGGAGATGTAAGTCCTACTAGAGATTTTAATTATGTAAAAGATACTTGTTTAGGGTTTTTAGAGTTAGCTAAATGCCAAAAGGCTATAGGTGAAGTGGTAAATATAGGATCAAATTATGAAATAAGCATAAAAGATACTTTAGAACTCATTAAAAAACTTATGAAATCAAATGTAGAATTTATCACAGAAAATGAACGCATAAGGCCTGAAAATAGTGAAGTATTTAGGCTATGGTGTGACAATAGCAAGATTAAAAGCCTTACTAACTTTTCACCACAATATGATATAGAAAAAGGTTTAGCTCAAACTATAGAGTGGTTTAGTAGTTCTTTAAATTTAAAAAAATATAAAAGTGATATTTATAATATTTAG
- a CDS encoding glycosyltransferase family 2 protein yields MSQISIILPTYNVEKYIARALESCIKQTFKDIEIIVVDDLGNDKSIDIAKEYASKDDRIKIIHNEKNLGTFASRNIGVLNAKSNFIMFLDPDDYLELNACEVGLEKIKNVDMVVFDAYVHRVKFKKFYRFKQDRLFNKDEFLEFLLKQKHFCWSVWAKVYRKNLILKSFEYVDFKEKLCYGEDVLFNYINFMLSESFFVSKECTYRYEFNENGRYENKNKEILWQNYQHKKQSLKCIKKLANIFQYKHFNKKILEVLEKEILGLESRI; encoded by the coding sequence ATGAGTCAAATTTCCATCATACTACCAACCTATAATGTAGAAAAATATATTGCTAGAGCATTAGAAAGCTGTATTAAACAAACTTTTAAAGATATAGAAATCATTGTGGTAGATGACCTTGGCAATGATAAAAGTATAGATATAGCTAAAGAATATGCTAGTAAAGATGATAGAATAAAAATCATACATAATGAAAAGAATTTAGGAACTTTTGCTAGTAGAAATATAGGTGTATTAAATGCAAAATCAAATTTTATAATGTTTTTAGATCCTGATGATTATTTAGAGCTTAATGCTTGTGAAGTTGGGCTTGAAAAAATCAAAAATGTAGATATGGTAGTGTTTGATGCATATGTACATAGGGTGAAATTTAAGAAATTTTATAGATTTAAACAAGATAGGCTTTTTAACAAAGATGAATTTTTGGAATTTTTACTTAAACAGAAACATTTTTGCTGGAGTGTTTGGGCAAAAGTATATAGGAAAAATTTGATTTTAAAAAGTTTTGAGTATGTTGATTTTAAAGAAAAACTTTGTTATGGAGAAGATGTGCTTTTTAACTATATAAATTTTATGCTAAGTGAGAGCTTTTTTGTATCGAAAGAATGTACATACCGCTATGAATTTAATGAAAATGGTAGATATGAAAACAAAAATAAAGAAATTTTATGGCAAAATTACCAACATAAAAAGCAAAGTTTAAAATGCATTAAAAAATTAGCTAATATTTTTCAATATAAGCATTTTAATAAAAAAATATTAGAAGTTTTAGAAAAAGAAATTTTAGGGTTAGAGAGTAGGATTTAA
- a CDS encoding N-acetyl sugar amidotransferase, with protein MKYCDYCVMPDTRPGIKFSKDKNGKNICSACVNHKNKENIDYEARFKELEKLCDKYRRMNGKYEYDCAIAVSGGKDSHFQVHIMKEKLGMNPILFSVEDNFTMTETGKKNLKNISEEFGCHLISLKPDIKTQKKVMLKTFEKYGKPTWFIDRLIYSYPFAMALKFNTPLLVYGENISYEYGGNDNIETSDASGIFLNGVASDLDINEFIDDEIKEENLQLFFDPQKDDLGNLHPIYLSYFVKWNSYSNYVFAKNRGFSDLNGEWDRRHCAENFDQVDSIAYLIHPWMKYPKFGHAMASDYAARFIRYGLLSRDEAVKIVKQKDHNLDNKCIEDFCNFLGISKSKFWSIVEKHYNKELFYKNEFGEYKLKNEIQ; from the coding sequence ATGAAATATTGTGATTATTGCGTAATGCCAGATACGAGACCAGGGATAAAATTTAGTAAAGATAAAAATGGTAAAAATATTTGTTCAGCTTGTGTAAATCATAAAAATAAAGAAAATATTGATTATGAAGCTAGATTTAAAGAATTAGAAAAACTTTGTGATAAATATAGAAGAATGAATGGTAAGTATGAGTATGATTGTGCTATTGCGGTAAGTGGGGGCAAAGATTCTCATTTTCAAGTACATATTATGAAAGAAAAATTAGGAATGAATCCTATTTTATTTAGCGTAGAAGATAATTTTACTATGACTGAAACTGGGAAGAAAAATTTAAAAAATATTTCTGAAGAATTTGGCTGTCATCTTATAAGCTTAAAACCTGATATAAAAACTCAAAAAAAAGTTATGTTGAAAACCTTTGAAAAGTATGGAAAACCTACCTGGTTTATAGATAGATTAATCTATTCTTACCCTTTTGCTATGGCTTTGAAATTTAATACACCTTTGCTTGTCTATGGGGAAAATATTTCATATGAATATGGCGGGAATGACAACATTGAAACTTCTGATGCAAGTGGTATTTTTTTAAATGGAGTAGCGAGTGATTTGGATATTAATGAATTTATAGATGATGAAATAAAGGAAGAGAATTTGCAATTGTTTTTTGATCCACAAAAAGACGATTTGGGTAATCTTCATCCTATATACTTGAGTTATTTTGTTAAATGGAATTCTTATTCTAATTATGTTTTTGCCAAAAATAGAGGGTTTAGTGATTTAAATGGAGAATGGGACAGGAGACATTGTGCTGAAAATTTTGATCAAGTTGATAGTATTGCTTATTTAATTCATCCATGGATGAAATACCCAAAATTTGGCCATGCTATGGCTAGTGATTATGCAGCTAGATTTATAAGATATGGACTTTTAAGCAGAGATGAAGCCGTAAAAATAGTAAAACAAAAAGATCATAATTTGGATAATAAATGTATAGAAGATTTTTGTAATTTTTTAGGTATTTCAAAATCTAAATTTTGGAGTATAGTAGAAAAGCATTATAATAAAGAGTTATTTTATAAGAATGAATTTGGAGAATATAAATTAAAAAATGAAATACAATAA
- a CDS encoding acylneuraminate cytidylyltransferase family protein codes for MQIIKNSLNDILAIIPARSGSKRLIHKNIKILKNKPLIAWSIEAALKSKYIKNVMVSTDSQEYARIAMQYGAQVPYLRDRSLSDDTSSSFDVIKNIIDFYADKNISFKYIVLLQPTSPLRNNKHIDEALDLFFKKNANSVISVCECEHSPLWSNTIPENGAMDLFLPSEIKNLRSQDLEKHYRLNGAIYIAKIKEFMQYKGFFMPNSFAYKMESIYSIDIDTDYDFKMASLLLKSEYI; via the coding sequence ATGCAAATAATTAAGAATAGTTTAAATGATATTTTGGCAATCATTCCTGCGCGTAGTGGAAGTAAGCGTCTTATTCATAAAAACATTAAAATTTTAAAAAACAAGCCTTTAATCGCATGGAGTATTGAAGCTGCTTTAAAGTCTAAATATATAAAAAATGTCATGGTTAGCACAGATTCTCAAGAATATGCAAGGATAGCAATGCAATATGGAGCGCAAGTGCCTTATTTAAGAGATAGATCTTTATCAGATGATACATCATCTTCTTTTGATGTTATAAAAAATATTATTGATTTTTATGCTGATAAAAATATTAGTTTTAAATATATTGTTTTGTTACAACCTACAAGTCCTTTGAGAAATAATAAACATATTGATGAGGCGTTGGATTTATTTTTTAAGAAAAACGCTAATTCTGTAATTAGTGTTTGTGAGTGTGAACACTCTCCTCTTTGGAGTAATACTATACCAGAAAATGGCGCTATGGATTTATTTTTGCCTTCAGAGATTAAAAATTTACGCTCACAAGATTTAGAGAAACATTACAGACTTAATGGTGCTATTTATATAGCAAAAATAAAAGAATTTATGCAATATAAAGGTTTTTTTATGCCAAATAGCTTTGCTTACAAAATGGAGTCTATTTATTCTATAGATATTGATACGGATTATGATTTTAAAATGGCTAGTTTGTTGTTAAAAAGTGAGTATATTTAA
- a CDS encoding NeuD/PglB/VioB family sugar acetyltransferase: protein MKEKIIIIGAGGHARACMDVIELEGKFEIVGFVDNDIESAYYPLLGNDDDLKKLFKEYKYALIGIGQIKTSLPRVQIYDKLKTIGFRLPTIISPLAHVSKRSFIDEASIIMHHALVNTNVKIGKGCIINSKALVEHDAIIENFCHISTASVVNGGCLIKQHSFLGSNTHLKHGSILGEDSIVYMKGV, encoded by the coding sequence GTGAAAGAAAAAATAATCATTATTGGAGCTGGAGGACATGCAAGAGCATGTATGGATGTTATAGAGCTTGAAGGTAAATTTGAAATTGTTGGTTTTGTGGATAATGATATAGAAAGTGCGTATTATCCATTGCTTGGGAATGATGATGATTTAAAAAAATTATTTAAAGAATATAAATATGCCTTAATTGGTATTGGACAAATTAAAACTTCATTGCCGAGAGTGCAAATTTATGATAAGTTGAAAACTATAGGTTTTAGATTGCCAACTATTATTTCGCCGCTTGCTCATGTGTCAAAAAGATCTTTTATTGATGAGGCAAGTATAATAATGCATCATGCCTTGGTAAATACAAATGTCAAGATAGGTAAAGGTTGTATAATAAATTCAAAAGCATTAGTTGAACATGATGCTATAATTGAAAATTTTTGTCATATTAGTACAGCTAGTGTTGTTAATGGGGGTTGTTTGATAAAGCAGCATAGTTTTTTGGGGTCAAATACTCATTTAAAACATGGTAGTATTTTAGGCGAAGATAGTATAGTATATATGAAAGGAGTATAA
- the neuB gene encoding N-acetylneuraminate synthase: protein MKYNKTLVIAEAGVNHNGDINLAKKLIEVASEAGADFVKFQTFVAENCISKNAKKAEYQLQATDENQSQLDMVKKLELSKQDHEILIEHCKKFNIKFLSTAFDLESIDLLVKFDIEIFKIPSGELTNLPYLKKIASFNKNIILSTGMATLGEIEKVLDILVQNGTQRDKIIILHCNTEYPTPFEDVNLRAMQTLKKAFCLPVGYSDHTLGITIPIAAVAMGACVIEKHFTLDKSMQGPDHQASLEPEELKAMIKSIRELEQAFGNGVKIPSKSEIKNKAIARKSLVAKKVIKKGECFSEENLTTKRPGDGICAMKYDKYLGKIASRDYAEDELIDE from the coding sequence ATGAAATACAATAAAACTCTTGTTATAGCAGAAGCTGGAGTTAATCATAATGGTGATATAAATTTAGCTAAAAAGCTTATAGAAGTAGCTAGTGAAGCTGGGGCTGATTTTGTAAAATTTCAAACCTTTGTAGCTGAAAATTGTATAAGTAAAAATGCCAAAAAAGCAGAGTATCAACTCCAAGCTACTGATGAAAATCAAAGCCAGCTTGATATGGTTAAAAAATTAGAACTTTCTAAACAAGATCATGAAATTTTAATAGAACATTGTAAAAAATTTAATATTAAATTTCTTTCCACTGCTTTTGATTTAGAAAGTATTGATTTGCTTGTAAAATTTGATATAGAAATTTTTAAAATTCCAAGCGGAGAATTAACTAATCTTCCTTACTTGAAAAAAATTGCTAGTTTTAATAAAAATATCATCTTATCGACAGGAATGGCCACTTTAGGTGAGATTGAAAAAGTTTTAGATATTTTGGTGCAAAATGGCACTCAAAGAGATAAAATCATTATTTTACATTGTAATACAGAATACCCTACACCTTTTGAAGATGTAAATTTAAGAGCTATGCAAACTTTAAAAAAAGCCTTTTGTTTGCCCGTAGGATATTCTGATCACACTTTGGGTATAACTATACCTATAGCAGCTGTAGCTATGGGAGCTTGTGTGATAGAAAAACATTTTACTTTAGATAAAAGTATGCAAGGGCCTGATCATCAAGCTTCCTTAGAACCTGAAGAATTAAAAGCTATGATTAAATCCATAAGAGAGCTAGAACAAGCTTTTGGAAATGGTGTTAAAATTCCAAGCAAAAGCGAAATTAAAAACAAAGCCATTGCTAGAAAATCTCTTGTAGCTAAAAAAGTTATAAAAAAGGGCGAATGTTTTAGTGAAGAAAATCTTACCACAAAGCGACCGGGGGATGGAATTTGTGCTATGAAATATGATAAATATTTAGGTAAAATTGCTAGTAGAGATTATGCTGAAGATGAGTTAATTGATGAATAG
- the neuC gene encoding UDP-N-acetylglucosamine 2-epimerase, which produces MMNRKICVISGTRAEWYLLRNLCKYIEQDNELTLQLIVTAAHLSQDFGFTCQEIEKEFKVNKKIPILLNNNDGVGICKSMGLLQISLCEAFEELKPDIVVILGDRYEMLSCASACLIMQIPLAHLCGGELTLGAIDDSIRHAISKMAHLHFASTQTYANRILQLGESKDRVFNVGSLGGENINNMNFLNKEDLQKELNLIFDENIYLITYHPQTIQKSSVKKEIKLLLEFLDNLENSTLIFTKANADENGLYINELLNEYCIKQSHKAKLFDNLGSKRYLSLMKIANILIGNSSSGICESPFLRIPCINIGNRQEGRIFADNIINCDIYHLKQAFLYVNTKEYQDKLKNFINPFECEGKNTSLMIKDILKNISLEKILYKKFVDMQ; this is translated from the coding sequence TTGATGAATAGAAAAATTTGTGTTATTAGTGGCACTAGAGCCGAATGGTATTTATTAAGAAATTTATGCAAATACATTGAACAAGATAATGAATTAACTTTGCAGCTTATTGTTACAGCAGCTCATTTAAGTCAAGATTTTGGTTTTACTTGTCAAGAGATTGAAAAAGAATTTAAAGTAAATAAAAAAATTCCCATTTTGCTTAATAACAATGATGGTGTAGGTATTTGTAAAAGTATGGGGCTTTTACAAATTTCACTTTGTGAAGCTTTTGAAGAATTAAAACCTGATATTGTGGTGATATTAGGCGATAGATATGAAATGCTCTCTTGTGCTAGTGCTTGTTTGATAATGCAAATTCCCTTAGCGCATCTTTGTGGAGGTGAGCTTACCTTGGGAGCTATTGATGATAGCATTAGGCATGCTATTAGTAAAATGGCGCATTTGCATTTTGCTAGTACTCAAACTTATGCAAATAGAATTTTGCAACTTGGAGAAAGTAAAGATAGAGTTTTTAATGTAGGTTCTCTAGGGGGAGAAAATATCAATAATATGAATTTTTTAAACAAGGAAGATTTGCAAAAAGAATTGAATTTGATATTTGATGAAAATATATATTTAATAACTTATCATCCTCAAACGATACAAAAATCAAGCGTTAAAAAAGAAATAAAATTATTGCTTGAATTTTTAGATAATTTGGAAAATTCTACTTTAATTTTTACGAAAGCAAATGCTGATGAGAATGGCTTATATATTAATGAGCTTTTAAATGAGTATTGTATAAAACAATCTCATAAAGCAAAGTTATTTGATAATTTGGGCTCTAAAAGATACTTAAGTTTAATGAAAATAGCAAATATACTTATAGGAAATAGCTCTAGTGGAATTTGCGAAAGTCCTTTTTTAAGAATTCCTTGTATCAATATAGGTAACAGGCAAGAAGGAAGAATTTTTGCTGATAATATTATAAATTGTGATATTTATCATTTAAAACAAGCGTTTTTGTATGTTAATACCAAAGAATATCAAGATAAGCTAAAAAATTTCATTAATCCTTTTGAGTGTGAAGGTAAAAATACAAGTCTAATGATAAAGGATATTTTAAAAAATATTTCTTTGGAAAAAATTTTATATAAAAAATTTGTGGATATGCAATGA